Proteins from a genomic interval of Enterococcus faecium:
- a CDS encoding DNA replication initiation control protein YabA — translation MDKRSLYDGLNQLESELRNTLTELVEMKHALHEIVEKNTTLEMENQRLREHLRELNQVAQAPAENVKQELSKSRMNLEKIYEEGFHVCYDLYGSRRDNDEPCAFCLEVIYRESGR, via the coding sequence ATGGATAAGAGATCATTATACGACGGATTGAATCAATTAGAATCAGAGTTGAGAAATACATTAACAGAACTTGTTGAAATGAAGCATGCTTTGCATGAGATCGTAGAAAAAAATACAACTTTGGAGATGGAAAATCAACGTCTGCGGGAACACCTGCGGGAATTGAACCAAGTTGCACAAGCTCCAGCTGAAAATGTGAAGCAGGAACTTTCTAAGTCTCGTATGAATCTTGAAAAAATTTATGAAGAAGGATTCCATGTCTGCTACGATTTATATGGATCAAGAAGGGACAATGACGAGCCTTGTGCGTTTTGTCTAGAAGTGATCTATCGCGAAAGCGGTCGATGA
- the recR gene encoding recombination mediator RecR gives MQYPEPIAKLIDSYMKLPGIGQKTATRLAFYTIDMKDEVVNEFAKSLLSVKRDLHFCSICGNITEEDPCEICRNLSRDRSVILVVEEPKDVMAMEKMREYHGLYHVLHGVLSPMEGTGPEDINISSLLQRLHDADVKEVIIATNATTEGEATAMYLSRLIKPAGIKVTRLAHGLSVGSDIEYADEVTLLKAVEGRREL, from the coding sequence ATGCAATATCCAGAACCAATTGCGAAACTGATCGACAGCTACATGAAACTTCCAGGAATCGGTCAGAAAACAGCGACAAGACTCGCCTTTTATACGATCGATATGAAAGATGAAGTAGTAAATGAATTTGCTAAATCTTTGTTAAGTGTAAAACGCGATTTGCATTTTTGTAGTATCTGCGGAAACATCACAGAAGAAGATCCCTGCGAAATATGTAGAAATCTTTCACGTGATCGAAGCGTTATCCTAGTGGTCGAAGAGCCGAAAGATGTAATGGCAATGGAAAAAATGCGAGAATATCACGGACTTTATCATGTTCTCCATGGTGTGTTATCACCGATGGAAGGGACAGGTCCAGAAGACATCAATATTTCTTCTCTGTTGCAGCGGCTGCATGATGCAGATGTAAAAGAAGTGATTATCGCAACAAATGCAACAACAGAGGGAGAAGCAACAGCTATGTATCTCTCACGTCTGATCAAACCTGCAGGTATCAAAGTGACTCGTCTAGCACATGGTCTGTCTGTAGGCTCTGATATCGAGTATGCAGATGAAGTTACTTTATTGAAAGCTGTCGAAGGAAGACGTGAGTTATAA
- the rsmI gene encoding 16S rRNA (cytidine(1402)-2'-O)-methyltransferase yields the protein MYNQKSFKGNPVYGDLYLVPTPIGNLEDMSYRSVRMLQESDLIASEDTRNTQKLLNHFEIHTPQKSLHEHNYKERVPQLIALLKEGKTIAQVSDAGMPSISDPGHELVLACIKEGISVISIPGPTAGMTALIASGLVPQPFLFYGFLPRKKKEQKETLKKLKEQTVTLIFYESPYRITATLTNFLEIFGNRQVVLCRELTKVHEEYLRGSTEELLAYIEEHPVKGECCLLVEGNLFEMPVTEVDEELGTLKEQVEAKIASGEKPNAAIKAVALKNGLKKQEVYRQYHELD from the coding sequence ATGTATAATCAAAAAAGTTTCAAGGGAAATCCGGTATATGGGGATTTATATCTTGTACCGACGCCAATTGGAAATTTAGAAGATATGAGCTACAGAAGTGTTCGTATGCTGCAAGAATCCGATCTTATCGCAAGTGAGGATACGCGTAATACACAAAAGTTATTGAATCATTTTGAAATCCATACACCCCAAAAAAGTTTACATGAACATAATTATAAAGAACGTGTCCCTCAATTGATTGCTTTGTTAAAAGAAGGAAAAACGATTGCTCAAGTCAGTGACGCAGGAATGCCTTCCATCAGCGATCCTGGACATGAGCTAGTTTTAGCCTGCATAAAAGAAGGGATTTCTGTGATCTCTATCCCAGGACCTACAGCTGGGATGACGGCTTTGATTGCTTCAGGGCTAGTGCCTCAACCATTTTTATTTTATGGCTTCCTTCCACGTAAGAAAAAAGAACAGAAAGAAACATTGAAAAAGCTAAAAGAACAGACAGTTACGCTGATTTTTTATGAGTCACCTTATCGGATCACTGCTACATTGACGAATTTCTTAGAAATTTTTGGAAATCGCCAAGTCGTTTTGTGTCGGGAATTGACAAAGGTCCATGAAGAATACCTTAGAGGAAGTACGGAAGAGCTACTCGCTTATATCGAAGAACATCCAGTAAAGGGTGAATGTTGTCTGCTTGTAGAAGGGAATTTGTTCGAAATGCCAGTGACGGAAGTTGATGAAGAGTTGGGAACGTTAAAGGAACAAGTAGAAGCAAAGATCGCTTCAGGCGAAAAACCAAATGCTGCTATCAAAGCAGTAGCGCTGAAAAATGGGCTGAAAAAACAAGAAGTCTACCGTCAGTACCATGAATTAGACTGA
- the tmk gene encoding dTMP kinase: protein MNGLFITIEGPDGAGKTSILNELYPLLKEVAKTEIIQTREPGGIPIAEEIRAVILDPKNDRMDERTEALLYAAARRQHLVEKVLPALAKGKIVLCDRFVDSSLAYQGAGRRIGVTEIARLNEFATEGTTPDFTLYLDVDSDTGLRRIKKNRQNQIDRLDSEGLEFHQRVRHAYLKLAEENPERIHKVDARKSFEEVLQTSYHTIIEQYPQFFEN, encoded by the coding sequence GTGAACGGACTATTTATTACAATCGAGGGGCCTGATGGTGCAGGAAAAACCAGCATCTTGAATGAACTTTACCCTCTTTTGAAAGAAGTAGCAAAAACAGAAATCATTCAAACAAGAGAACCAGGAGGCATTCCGATTGCTGAAGAGATCCGAGCAGTGATCCTTGATCCAAAAAATGATCGGATGGATGAACGTACGGAAGCACTGCTTTATGCAGCAGCAAGAAGACAACATCTAGTCGAAAAGGTTCTGCCTGCTCTGGCAAAAGGGAAAATCGTTTTATGCGATAGATTTGTCGACAGTTCTCTTGCTTATCAAGGTGCAGGCCGACGCATCGGCGTTACCGAGATTGCTCGGTTGAATGAGTTTGCTACAGAAGGTACTACGCCGGATTTTACCCTTTATCTTGACGTAGATTCAGACACCGGATTAAGAAGAATCAAGAAAAACAGACAAAATCAAATCGACCGTTTAGATTCGGAAGGTTTGGAATTCCACCAGCGTGTACGTCATGCTTACTTAAAGCTGGCAGAAGAGAATCCGGAAAGAATCCACAAAGTTGATGCAAGAAAAAGCTTTGAAGAAGTGCTGCAAACAAGTTATCATACAATTATTGAACAGTATCCGCAATTTTTTGAAAACTAG
- the dnaX gene encoding DNA polymerase III subunit gamma/tau, with product MAYQALYRVWRSQRFEDIVGQKAVTQTLKNAIVSHKTSHAYLFTGPRGTGKTSAAKIFAKAINCPNSKDGEPCNECEMCRSITAGTQEDVIEIDAASNNGVEEIRFIRDRANYAPTKAAYKVYIIDEVHMLSTGAFNALLKTLEEPKESVIFILATTEPHKIPATIISRTQRFDFKRINTADIVEHLEFILKESTISYEPAALNVIARSAEGGMRDALSILDQAISFSEGTITLDDAMQVTGSLTDEMMDSYLSACVKKEVPEALETLNQILAAGKESRRFLEDMLQYCRDLLMYQQAPNLVEEQSSTIRSTFTELAQTVSADQLFSMIKILSDTQNEIRFTNSAAIYLEVATVKLAQLPSASVPSADVAFADDQIVKQLQQEIKELRNEIKELRSNTGIENTKVQPVQQTNHKKQTSTYRVPTERVYKVLREATRQHLNQVKEVWEDLLMSLSVTQRAMLKASEPVAAGPTGLVIAFDYEIVCQRAANDEELQLSVHNNLSRMIKDYAPDPVYITRESWPELRRNYLTQAQEEGTENSFASEDSEGEIELLPQEQEVPEETLVVKAEELFGSEAVTVVDD from the coding sequence ATGGCATATCAAGCACTTTATCGAGTCTGGCGTTCGCAGCGTTTCGAAGACATCGTTGGACAAAAAGCTGTGACACAGACACTAAAAAATGCTATTGTTTCCCACAAAACCTCACATGCCTACTTGTTTACAGGACCCAGAGGAACCGGAAAGACGAGTGCAGCAAAGATTTTCGCAAAAGCAATCAACTGTCCGAACAGTAAAGACGGTGAGCCATGCAACGAATGCGAAATGTGTCGATCAATTACTGCTGGTACGCAAGAAGATGTGATCGAAATCGATGCTGCCAGCAATAACGGAGTCGAAGAAATCCGATTTATCCGTGATCGGGCAAATTATGCGCCTACAAAGGCAGCGTACAAAGTGTACATTATTGATGAGGTACATATGCTTTCAACAGGAGCTTTCAATGCCTTGTTGAAAACATTGGAAGAGCCAAAAGAAAGTGTCATATTCATCTTAGCAACGACCGAACCTCACAAAATACCAGCTACGATCATTTCACGGACTCAGCGATTTGATTTTAAACGGATCAATACGGCAGATATTGTCGAACATCTTGAATTTATCTTGAAAGAATCGACTATCAGCTATGAACCAGCTGCATTGAATGTGATTGCCCGTTCTGCAGAAGGCGGGATGCGGGATGCATTGAGTATTCTTGATCAGGCAATCTCGTTTAGTGAAGGAACAATTACTTTAGATGATGCCATGCAAGTGACAGGTAGCTTAACTGACGAAATGATGGACAGTTACTTGAGTGCTTGCGTGAAAAAAGAAGTACCAGAAGCATTGGAAACATTGAACCAAATTCTCGCAGCCGGCAAAGAATCACGTCGCTTTCTAGAGGATATGTTACAATACTGCCGTGACTTGCTGATGTATCAGCAAGCACCTAACCTAGTTGAGGAACAATCGAGTACGATCAGAAGTACATTTACAGAATTGGCACAAACTGTTTCAGCGGATCAGCTGTTTTCAATGATAAAGATTTTGAGCGATACTCAAAATGAAATTCGTTTTACCAATAGTGCCGCTATTTATTTGGAAGTCGCTACAGTCAAACTTGCACAGCTACCGTCTGCTTCTGTTCCTTCAGCAGATGTAGCATTTGCAGATGATCAGATAGTAAAACAGCTACAACAAGAGATTAAGGAACTAAGAAACGAAATCAAGGAACTACGCAGTAATACAGGAATTGAGAATACAAAAGTACAGCCGGTACAGCAAACAAATCATAAAAAACAGACAAGTACCTATCGTGTACCGACGGAACGAGTATATAAAGTTCTGCGGGAAGCGACAAGACAGCATCTGAACCAAGTAAAAGAAGTATGGGAAGACTTGCTGATGAGTCTATCTGTCACTCAGCGAGCAATGCTTAAAGCAAGCGAACCAGTTGCAGCTGGACCTACAGGACTAGTGATTGCGTTTGATTATGAGATTGTTTGTCAAAGAGCAGCAAATGACGAAGAATTGCAGCTTTCGGTACACAACAACTTAAGCCGAATGATCAAAGATTATGCGCCTGATCCTGTTTATATTACAAGAGAAAGCTGGCCAGAACTTCGAAGAAATTATTTGACGCAGGCACAAGAAGAGGGAACAGAAAACTCTTTTGCTTCTGAAGACTCAGAAGGAGAAATCGAGTTGCTTCCTCAAGAACAAGAAGTACCAGAAGAAACACTTGTAGTAAAAGCAGAGGAACTGTTTGGCTCCGAAGCTGTTACAGTGGTAGATGATTAA
- a CDS encoding PSP1 domain-containing protein encodes MVEVVGVRYRDAGHIYYFAPGDSEYVYSDKVLVESQQSLHIATVVLPKKEIDPNDLPEAIRPILHKASQAELEKDKKNKKDAYDALKIAKEKVQLRELEMKMVKAEYTFDRNKLIFSFTADGRIDFRELVKDLAAVFRTRIELRQIGVRDEAKIIGGIGPCGRPLCCSSFLGDFVPVSIKMAKDQSLSLNPTKISGLCGRLMCCLQYESEEYETAKKELPDFGKVIATPDGKGKVVGLNLLSRIVSIRLTGRENPVEYEWDELKEFIQVGEMNG; translated from the coding sequence ATGGTAGAAGTAGTAGGTGTCCGATATAGAGATGCAGGTCATATCTATTATTTTGCACCAGGAGACTCTGAATATGTTTATAGTGACAAGGTATTAGTCGAATCTCAGCAATCCTTACATATTGCTACTGTTGTCCTTCCTAAAAAAGAGATTGATCCCAATGACCTTCCTGAAGCTATCCGTCCGATCTTGCATAAAGCGTCACAAGCTGAATTAGAAAAAGACAAAAAAAACAAAAAAGATGCTTATGATGCATTGAAAATCGCAAAAGAAAAAGTGCAGTTGCGTGAGTTGGAAATGAAAATGGTCAAAGCCGAATACACATTTGATCGAAATAAATTGATTTTTTCTTTCACAGCGGACGGGCGAATTGACTTTAGAGAATTGGTAAAAGATCTGGCCGCTGTATTTCGTACTCGTATTGAGCTTCGACAAATTGGTGTCCGCGATGAAGCAAAGATAATAGGCGGAATTGGTCCATGTGGGCGTCCATTATGCTGTTCTTCTTTTTTAGGCGATTTCGTGCCTGTATCAATCAAAATGGCAAAAGATCAAAGTTTATCTTTGAATCCAACAAAAATTTCCGGTTTATGCGGACGCTTGATGTGCTGTCTGCAATATGAGAGCGAAGAATACGAGACAGCGAAAAAAGAACTCCCTGACTTTGGAAAAGTAATTGCTACACCTGATGGTAAAGGGAAAGTCGTAGGGTTGAATCTGCTTAGCCGTATCGTTAGTATTCGGCTGACTGGACGGGAAAATCCTGTCGAATATGAATGGGATGAATTGAAAGAATTTATCCAAGTAGGTGAGATGAATGGATAA
- a CDS encoding cyclic-di-AMP receptor: MKIILAIIQDKDSNRLSNELIDANIRATKLSSTGGFLKAGNSTFIVGIEDDRVEEALEIIKKTCESRKQFVSTPVTLDISMDGGVPYPVEVEVGGATVFVLPVEGFHQF; encoded by the coding sequence ATGAAAATTATTTTAGCGATTATCCAAGACAAAGACAGCAACCGTTTATCAAATGAATTGATTGATGCAAATATCCGTGCCACAAAACTATCATCGACAGGCGGCTTCCTTAAGGCTGGAAACAGTACGTTTATCGTGGGTATTGAAGATGACCGTGTAGAAGAAGCATTGGAAATCATCAAAAAAACGTGTGAATCAAGAAAGCAATTTGTATCTACACCTGTTACACTGGATATTTCGATGGATGGGGGCGTCCCTTATCCAGTAGAAGTAGAAGTAGGCGGTGCCACAGTCTTCGTCTTACCTGTTGAAGGATTCCATCAATTTTAG
- a CDS encoding SPFH domain-containing protein → MGLIKAATSMVGGGLADQWLEVIEPDNMSDTTVMTKGVKVRKDDKRGSNRKGTEDVLTDGTVVHVYPNMMMLLVDGGKIIDYTAEEGYYTIKNDAAPSMFNGTLKEAIAETFDRFKFGGVTPQKQQVFYINLQEIKGIKFGTSAPLNYFDNFYNAELFLRAHGTYSIHVVDPILFYTNAIPKNKTQVEINDINEQYLAEFLTALQSAINQMSADGQRISYVPSKSLELSKYMDTALDDSWRELRGMEIVSVAVASISYTDDSVKLINMRNEGAMLGDPSVREGYVQGSIARGMEAAGKNEAGAMTGFMGVGMGMNANGSYLSQAAQNNQEQIKQQAEKQNQQTAQGNADTWTCPVCGTENSGKFCSNCGAAKPVENVQPKLQMRCSECNEIVDLSNGIPKFCPNCGKPFKGIPVD, encoded by the coding sequence ATGGGTCTTATCAAAGCAGCAACAAGTATGGTTGGCGGCGGTCTGGCAGATCAATGGCTAGAAGTCATCGAACCAGACAATATGAGTGATACAACGGTCATGACAAAAGGTGTCAAAGTCCGCAAAGATGACAAACGTGGCTCCAATCGTAAAGGAACAGAAGATGTTTTAACAGACGGAACAGTCGTCCATGTCTATCCAAACATGATGATGCTTTTGGTCGATGGTGGAAAAATCATCGATTATACCGCTGAGGAAGGTTATTACACCATTAAAAATGACGCAGCTCCTTCCATGTTCAACGGAACACTGAAAGAAGCAATTGCTGAAACTTTTGACCGATTTAAATTTGGCGGCGTCACACCGCAGAAACAACAAGTTTTTTATATCAATCTCCAAGAAATAAAGGGAATCAAATTCGGTACAAGCGCGCCGTTGAACTACTTTGACAATTTCTATAACGCAGAATTATTCTTACGGGCACATGGCACTTATTCTATTCATGTCGTTGACCCGATTTTATTTTATACAAACGCAATCCCTAAAAACAAAACACAAGTGGAAATCAATGATATCAATGAGCAGTATTTAGCTGAATTCCTAACAGCGCTACAATCAGCAATCAATCAGATGTCTGCAGATGGTCAACGGATTTCTTATGTACCATCTAAGAGTTTGGAATTAAGCAAATACATGGATACTGCATTGGATGATTCTTGGCGTGAATTACGTGGGATGGAGATTGTTTCTGTGGCTGTAGCCAGCATTTCTTACACCGATGATTCTGTGAAACTGATCAATATGCGTAACGAAGGGGCGATGCTAGGTGATCCTAGCGTACGTGAAGGATACGTGCAAGGTTCCATTGCACGTGGTATGGAAGCAGCCGGAAAAAATGAAGCAGGAGCAATGACCGGCTTTATGGGTGTAGGTATGGGAATGAATGCAAATGGTTCTTATCTTTCTCAAGCAGCTCAAAATAACCAAGAACAAATCAAACAACAAGCAGAAAAACAAAATCAACAAACTGCACAAGGAAATGCGGATACTTGGACATGTCCAGTTTGCGGGACAGAAAATTCCGGAAAATTCTGTTCCAACTGCGGAGCTGCCAAACCTGTAGAAAACGTTCAGCCTAAGCTACAAATGCGATGCAGTGAATGCAATGAGATCGTGGATCTTTCCAACGGCATCCCTAAATTCTGTCCAAACTGTGGTAAACCGTTTAAAGGAATCCCCGTTGATTAA
- the holB gene encoding DNA polymerase III subunit delta', translated as MNQEINLAQMQPIVYQQLQRSFEHGRIAHAYLFEGEKGTGKHEVGIWLAQHLFCTQMKDNLPCGKCNNCQRIEKKEHPDVLVIEPEGQTIKVDQIRRLQTEFSRSGYESRKKVFLIKEAEKMNSSAANSLLKFLEEPPGDFLAVLETDAVGRILPTIQSRCQVLHFQELSKEALIHRLQEEQIPLEKAKLLAFLTNSLGKAVEISQDEWFNDAKDLIYQWFVYLQKQDTQAFIYVQKKLVKSFKEKTQQFTGLSVLMFYYQEAQRQAVANGEYGKVKQINQIIERILIAEQKLRSNVSFQAVAEQFVLHTIF; from the coding sequence ATGAATCAAGAAATAAACTTGGCTCAAATGCAACCGATCGTGTATCAGCAGCTTCAACGGAGTTTTGAGCATGGGCGTATCGCTCATGCTTATCTTTTTGAAGGGGAGAAAGGAACAGGAAAACATGAAGTAGGTATATGGCTTGCACAGCACCTGTTCTGTACCCAAATGAAAGACAATCTGCCTTGTGGAAAATGCAACAATTGTCAGCGGATCGAAAAGAAAGAACATCCAGATGTTTTGGTTATTGAACCGGAAGGACAAACCATCAAAGTCGATCAGATCAGACGTTTGCAGACGGAATTCAGTCGCAGCGGTTACGAATCAAGAAAAAAAGTTTTTTTGATCAAAGAAGCTGAAAAAATGAATAGCAGTGCGGCAAACAGTTTGTTGAAATTCTTGGAAGAGCCCCCTGGAGATTTTTTAGCGGTGTTAGAAACAGATGCAGTAGGAAGAATTCTCCCTACTATTCAATCTCGTTGTCAAGTTCTGCATTTTCAAGAACTTTCGAAAGAAGCACTGATCCATCGATTGCAAGAAGAGCAGATTCCATTGGAAAAAGCAAAACTTTTGGCTTTCTTAACAAACAGTTTAGGAAAAGCAGTTGAAATCTCTCAAGATGAATGGTTTAATGATGCTAAGGACTTGATTTATCAATGGTTCGTTTACTTGCAAAAGCAAGATACTCAAGCCTTTATCTATGTCCAAAAAAAATTGGTAAAATCATTTAAAGAAAAAACACAACAGTTTACAGGATTATCTGTCTTGATGTTTTATTATCAGGAAGCACAGCGTCAAGCAGTAGCAAACGGCGAATATGGCAAAGTGAAACAGATAAACCAGATAATTGAACGGATATTGATCGCAGAGCAGAAACTACGCAGCAATGTCAGTTTTCAGGCTGTTGCGGAACAGTTCGTTTTGCATACGATTTTTTAG
- a CDS encoding YbaB/EbfC family nucleoid-associated protein: MMRGMGNMQGMMKQVQKMQKEMAEAQELLNKTEFTGKATNELVKAVFTGDRRMKDIQINEEVVDPDDIEMLQDLVVMAVNDAIAQIDVETEKKLGKYAKGLPGF, translated from the coding sequence ATGATGCGTGGAATGGGCAATATGCAAGGCATGATGAAACAAGTACAAAAAATGCAAAAAGAAATGGCAGAAGCACAAGAGCTGCTAAATAAAACAGAGTTTACAGGTAAAGCCACCAATGAATTGGTCAAAGCGGTTTTTACAGGCGATCGTCGCATGAAAGATATCCAAATCAATGAAGAAGTCGTTGATCCTGATGATATCGAGATGCTTCAGGATCTTGTCGTAATGGCAGTCAATGATGCGATCGCACAAATTGATGTGGAAACTGAGAAAAAATTAGGGAAATACGCAAAAGGTTTGCCAGGATTTTAG